In Balaenoptera ricei isolate mBalRic1 chromosome 4, mBalRic1.hap2, whole genome shotgun sequence, the following are encoded in one genomic region:
- the MRPS22 gene encoding small ribosomal subunit protein mS22 isoform X1, with translation MATLRSSVSLFTLQAGSRVTWRVCFRARPRPRPGSLFQPLPGVCGAGTPCRGLGSEAESGSSKIKKPTFMDEEVQSILIKMTGLDLRKIFKPAIQEVKPPTYKLMTQAQLEEATRQAVEAAKVRLKMPPVLEERAPINDVLAEDKILEGTETAKYVFTDISYSIPHRERFIVVREPSGTLRKASWEERDRMIQIYFPKEGRRILTPVIFKEGNLQTMYSQDRHVDVLNLCVAQFEPDSAEYIKIHHQTYEDIDKYGKYDLLRSTRHFGGMAWYFVNKKKIDGLLIDQIQRDLVDDATSLVQLYHILHPDGQSAQEAKEQAAEGLHLVKVFAETEAQKGAYIELTLQAYQEAFISNSAAS, from the exons ATGGCGACTCTCAGATCGTCTGTGTCGCTGTTCACCTTGCAGGCAGGTTCTCGAGTCACCTGGCGGGTCTGTTTCCGGGCCCGCCCTCGGCCCCGGCCCGGTTCCCTGTTCCAGCCTTTGCCCGGGGTCTGCGGGGCGGGAACGCCATGCCGTGGGCTCGGCTCCGAGGCGG AATCTGGTAGCTCAAAGATCAAGAAACCTACCTTTATGGATGAGGAAGTCCAAAGCATACTCATCAAGATGACAGGCTTAGATTTGCGGAAGATTTTTAAGCCAGCTATACAAGAAGTGAAGCCACCAACTTATAAGCTAATGACCCAAGCACAGTTGGAAGAG gcTACAAGACAGGCAGTCGAGGCGGCTAAAGTCCGATTAAAAATGCCACCAGTTCTAGAAGAGCGAGCGCCAATAAATGACGTGTTAGCTGAAGATAAGATTTTGGAAGGAACAGAAACAGCCAAATACGTGTTTACTGATATATCATATAGCATACCACACCGG gaGCGTTTTATTGTCGTCAGAGAACCAAGTGGCACACTACGCAAAGCCTCTTGGGAAGAAAGGGACCGGATGATTCAAATTTATTTCCCAAAAGAAGGTCGTAGAATTTTAACACCAGTAATTTTCAAGGAAGGAAATCTTCAG ACCATGTACAGCCAGGACCGGCATGTTGATGTCCTCAATCTCTGCGTTGCCCAGTTTGAGCCAGATTCTGCTGAGTATATCAAA ATTCATCATCAGACCTACGAAGATATAGATAAATATGGAAAGTATGACCTTTTACGTTCAACAAGACACTTCGGTGGAATGGCTTGgtattttgtaaataagaaaaagattgatGGTTTACTGATTGACCAGATTCAGAGAGATTT AGTCGATGATGCCACCAGCTTGGTCCAGCTCTATCACATCCTCCATCCAGATGGCCAGTCAGCTCAAGAGGCCAAAGAGCAGGCTGCTGAGGGATTACATTTAGTTAAG gtctTTGCAGAAACAGAAGCACAGAAGGGAGCATATATAGAATTAACACTGCAAGCTTATCAAGAAGCATTCATTAGCAATTCTGCAGCTTcctaa
- the MRPS22 gene encoding small ribosomal subunit protein mS22 isoform X2 — MATLRSSVSLFTLQAGSRVTWRVCFRARPRPRPGSLFQPLPGVCGAGTPCRGLGSEAESGSSKIKKPTFMDEEVQSILIKMTGLDLRKIFKPAIQEVKPPTYKLMTQAQLEEATRQAVEAAKVRLKMPPVLEERAPINDVLAEDKILEGTETAKYVFTDISYSIPHRERFIVVREPSGTLRKASWEERDRMIQIYFPKEGRRILTPVIFKEGNLQTMYSQDRHVDVLNLCVAQFEPDSAEYIKIHHQTYEDIDKYGKYDLLRSTRHFGGMAWYFVNKKKIDGLLIDQIQRDLSLQKQKHRREHI, encoded by the exons ATGGCGACTCTCAGATCGTCTGTGTCGCTGTTCACCTTGCAGGCAGGTTCTCGAGTCACCTGGCGGGTCTGTTTCCGGGCCCGCCCTCGGCCCCGGCCCGGTTCCCTGTTCCAGCCTTTGCCCGGGGTCTGCGGGGCGGGAACGCCATGCCGTGGGCTCGGCTCCGAGGCGG AATCTGGTAGCTCAAAGATCAAGAAACCTACCTTTATGGATGAGGAAGTCCAAAGCATACTCATCAAGATGACAGGCTTAGATTTGCGGAAGATTTTTAAGCCAGCTATACAAGAAGTGAAGCCACCAACTTATAAGCTAATGACCCAAGCACAGTTGGAAGAG gcTACAAGACAGGCAGTCGAGGCGGCTAAAGTCCGATTAAAAATGCCACCAGTTCTAGAAGAGCGAGCGCCAATAAATGACGTGTTAGCTGAAGATAAGATTTTGGAAGGAACAGAAACAGCCAAATACGTGTTTACTGATATATCATATAGCATACCACACCGG gaGCGTTTTATTGTCGTCAGAGAACCAAGTGGCACACTACGCAAAGCCTCTTGGGAAGAAAGGGACCGGATGATTCAAATTTATTTCCCAAAAGAAGGTCGTAGAATTTTAACACCAGTAATTTTCAAGGAAGGAAATCTTCAG ACCATGTACAGCCAGGACCGGCATGTTGATGTCCTCAATCTCTGCGTTGCCCAGTTTGAGCCAGATTCTGCTGAGTATATCAAA ATTCATCATCAGACCTACGAAGATATAGATAAATATGGAAAGTATGACCTTTTACGTTCAACAAGACACTTCGGTGGAATGGCTTGgtattttgtaaataagaaaaagattgatGGTTTACTGATTGACCAGATTCAGAGAGATTT gtctTTGCAGAAACAGAAGCACAGAAGGGAGCATATATAG
- the MRPS22 gene encoding small ribosomal subunit protein mS22 isoform X3, with the protein MATLRSSVSLFTLQAGSRVTWRVCFRARPRPRPGSLFQPLPGVCGAGTPCRGLGSEAESGSSKIKKPTFMDEEVQSILIKMTGLDLRKIFKPAIQEVKPPTYKLMTQAQLEEERFIVVREPSGTLRKASWEERDRMIQIYFPKEGRRILTPVIFKEGNLQTMYSQDRHVDVLNLCVAQFEPDSAEYIKIHHQTYEDIDKYGKYDLLRSTRHFGGMAWYFVNKKKIDGLLIDQIQRDLVDDATSLVQLYHILHPDGQSAQEAKEQAAEGLHLVKVFAETEAQKGAYIELTLQAYQEAFISNSAAS; encoded by the exons ATGGCGACTCTCAGATCGTCTGTGTCGCTGTTCACCTTGCAGGCAGGTTCTCGAGTCACCTGGCGGGTCTGTTTCCGGGCCCGCCCTCGGCCCCGGCCCGGTTCCCTGTTCCAGCCTTTGCCCGGGGTCTGCGGGGCGGGAACGCCATGCCGTGGGCTCGGCTCCGAGGCGG AATCTGGTAGCTCAAAGATCAAGAAACCTACCTTTATGGATGAGGAAGTCCAAAGCATACTCATCAAGATGACAGGCTTAGATTTGCGGAAGATTTTTAAGCCAGCTATACAAGAAGTGAAGCCACCAACTTATAAGCTAATGACCCAAGCACAGTTGGAAGAG gaGCGTTTTATTGTCGTCAGAGAACCAAGTGGCACACTACGCAAAGCCTCTTGGGAAGAAAGGGACCGGATGATTCAAATTTATTTCCCAAAAGAAGGTCGTAGAATTTTAACACCAGTAATTTTCAAGGAAGGAAATCTTCAG ACCATGTACAGCCAGGACCGGCATGTTGATGTCCTCAATCTCTGCGTTGCCCAGTTTGAGCCAGATTCTGCTGAGTATATCAAA ATTCATCATCAGACCTACGAAGATATAGATAAATATGGAAAGTATGACCTTTTACGTTCAACAAGACACTTCGGTGGAATGGCTTGgtattttgtaaataagaaaaagattgatGGTTTACTGATTGACCAGATTCAGAGAGATTT AGTCGATGATGCCACCAGCTTGGTCCAGCTCTATCACATCCTCCATCCAGATGGCCAGTCAGCTCAAGAGGCCAAAGAGCAGGCTGCTGAGGGATTACATTTAGTTAAG gtctTTGCAGAAACAGAAGCACAGAAGGGAGCATATATAGAATTAACACTGCAAGCTTATCAAGAAGCATTCATTAGCAATTCTGCAGCTTcctaa